A single window of Gossypium arboreum isolate Shixiya-1 chromosome 13, ASM2569848v2, whole genome shotgun sequence DNA harbors:
- the LOC108463585 gene encoding phosphate transporter PHO1 homolog 7-like has protein sequence MKFGKEFASQMVPEWQAAYVDYSSLKKFLKEIHGVKQKYRQPDTPTRLQRALTLYRSFSGLDPRRNKGGSSFDDHDVENQAILVNSVRGNGSGKYETTFLMVAEEGAEYEQEFFKKLDNELNKVDKFYRSKVKEVMAEAETLTNQMHALIAFRIKVYKLQENFDVSGSNDKIMVPMNALQGTTESDNDAKQSSNGCLEIQEENPKKVVSSIRLAPQEVLNHVKLNQAIQAPFSAAKVYCASNTNKTQMNFSKDNLKKIQNQLKQAFIEFYYKLRLLKNYSFLNVLAFSKIMKKYDKITSRRASKYYMRTVDDSYIGNSDEVTKLMERVEATFIKHFSNSNRSKGMNQLRPKSKKERHSTSFGTGFFAGCTAALILALVLIIHARNILDKEGRVQYMESMFPVYSLFGFMVLHMLMHAGNIYFWRRYRVNYSFIFGFKQGTELGFREVLFLSFGLATLALISVVSNLDMEMDPKTGDYKALTELLPLSLLLLVIIVLLCPFNILYRSSRFFLLRTSFRCICAPLYKVKFQDFYLADQFTSEVQAFRSVEYYICHYGWGDFKLRQNTCKSNDIFNTFYFIVAVVPYWSRLLQCVRRFHDEKDPMQGYNGLKYFLTIVALCTRTAYGLDRGTSWKAVAWTFSAMAALYGTYWDLVVDWGLLQRRSKNRWLRDKLLIPYKSVYFGAMVLNVLLRFAWLQTVLDLSLSLHRETLIAIVASLEIIRRGIWNFFRLENEHLNNVGKFRAFKSVPLPFYNDEDEDRID, from the exons ATGAAGTTTGGGAAGGAGTTTGCTTCTCAAATGGTGCCTGAATGGCAGGCAGCTTATGTGGATTACAGTTCATTAAAGAAATTTTTGAAAGAAATCCATGGTGTGAAACAAAAGTATCGGCAACCAGATACCCCAACTCGGCTTCAACGAGCATTGACGCTTTATAGAAGCTTTAGCGGTTTGGATCCGAGACGAAACAAAGGTGGGAGTTCATTCGACGATCATGATGTTGAAAACCAAGCGATTCTTGTGAATTCCGTGCGAGGAAATGGCTCAGGGAAGTACGAGACTACTTTTCTTATGGTTGCAGAAGAAGGGGCTGAATATGAGCAAGAGTTCTTTAAAAAGCTTGATAATGAGTTGAATAAAGTTGACAAGTTTTACAGGTCTAAGGTGAAGGAAGTTATGGCTGAAGCAGAAACACTTACCAATCAAATGCATGCTTTAATTGCTTTTAGgataaaagtatataaattacaagagaattttgatgttTCTGGTTCTAATGACA AAATCATGGTTCCCATGAATGCATTACAAGGCACAACTGAATCAGATAATGATGCTAAGCAATCCAGTAATGGCTGCCTAGAGATTCAAGAAGAGAACCCCAAGAAAGTAGTGAGCAGCATTAGACTTGCTCCACAAGAGGTGTTGAATCACGTGAAGTTGAATCAAGCTATTCAAGCTCCTTTCTCAGCTGCCAAAGTGTACTGTGCTAGCAATACTAACAAGACACAAATGAATTTTAGCAAGGACAACCTAAAGAAAATCCAAAACCAACTGAAACAAGCCTTTATTGAATTTTATTACAAGCTTCGGCTTCTCAAGAACTACAG CTTCTTGAATGTGTTAGCATTCTCTAAAATCATGAAGAAATATGATAAG ATCACATCAAGAAGAGCATCAAAGTATTATATGAGGACAGTGGATGATTCTTATATAGGCAACTCCGACGAG GTAACTAAGCTAATGGAAAGGGTAGAagccacatttatcaaacatttctCAAATTCAAACCGAAGTAAAGGGATGAACCAGTTGAGACCAAAATCAAAGAAAGAAAGGCATAGTACATCATTTGGCACAG GCTTCTTTGCCGGCTGCACAGCGGCCCTCATACTAGCTCTGGTTTTGATTATACATGCCCGCAATATCCTCGATAAGGAAGGAAGAGTTCAATACATGGAAAGCATGTTTCCAGTATATAG TTTGTTTGGGTTCATGGTTCTACATATGCTCATGCATGCTGGGAATATATACTTTTGGAGGCGATACAGAGTTAATTATTCCTTCATATTTGGGTTCAAGCAAGGAACAGAGCTGGGCTTTCGAGAAGTTCTTTTCTTGAGTTTTGGCCTTGCAACGCTAGCACTGATCAGTGTGGTCTCCAACCTTGACATGGAAATGGACCCTAAAACTGGAGATTATAAAGCATTAACTGAGCTACTTCCTTTAAGCTTGCTTTTG CTTGTGATAATTGTATTGCTTTGTCCTTTCAACATCCTTTATCGCTCAAGTCGCTTCTTCTTGCTCAGAACTTCGTTTCGTTGTATCTGTGCGCCCCTCTACAAG gtaaaatttcaagatttttacTTGGCAGATCAGTTTACTAGTGAGGTACAAGCATTTAGAAGTGTGGAATATTACATTTGCCATTATGGTTGGGGAGACTTCAAACTCAGACAAAACACATGCAAATCAAATGACATATTCAACACTTTTTATTTCATCGTTGCTGTAGTCCCTTACTGGTCTCGTCTCCTTCAG TGTGTCCGAAGGTTCCATGATGAGAAAGATCCAATGCAAGGGTACAACGGATTGAAATACTTTCTGACAATTGTTGCTTTGTGTACGAGGACTGCTTATGGGCTTGACAGGGGAACCAGTTGGAAAGCAGTAGCTTGGACATTTTCAGCCATGGCGGCTCTCTATGGTACTTATTGGGACCTTGTTGTCGACTGGGGGCTACTACAAAGGCGGTCCAAGAACCGCTGGTTGAGGGACAAACTTCTAATCCCTTACAAAAGTGTATATTTTGGagcaatg GTTTTGAATGTATTGCTGAGATTTGCATGGTTGCAAACTGTCTTGGATCTAAGTTTATCATTGCATAGAGAAACATTGATTGCTATTGTTGCCAGTCTAGAGATAATTCGTCGTGGGATATGGAATTTCTTCAG GTTAGAGAATGAACATTTAAATAACGTGGGCAAATTTCGTGCATTCAAATCAGTGCCACTACCTTTCTACAACGATGAGGATGAAGACCGGATTGATTAG